In Variovorax paradoxus, a single genomic region encodes these proteins:
- a CDS encoding response regulator transcription factor encodes MGRILLVEDGRDSASQLLAHLHGAGHEVEQIGDGAAALERILTAPPALTLLDIVLPRGVNEEGGEDGIEVLRKVRSHGNNHPVIMLTARAQESDRLLALDMGADDYVCKPFSPREVVARVNTVLRRYAQREAAGRPSAAVNFTSASGAQGNAWLEGQALALTRRELLLLRALSNDPGRVFTRSKLLEAAFPEALDVNERAVDGHIKNLRKKLADVAPTHDWIRSVYGVGFSFAERPAC; translated from the coding sequence ATGGGTCGCATCCTGCTGGTGGAGGACGGGCGCGACAGCGCCTCCCAGTTGCTCGCGCACCTGCACGGCGCGGGCCACGAGGTCGAGCAGATCGGGGACGGCGCGGCGGCGCTGGAGCGCATCCTGACGGCGCCGCCCGCGCTCACGCTGCTGGACATCGTGCTGCCGCGCGGCGTGAACGAGGAAGGCGGCGAAGACGGCATCGAGGTGCTGCGCAAGGTGCGCTCGCACGGCAACAACCACCCGGTCATCATGCTGACGGCCCGCGCTCAGGAGTCGGACCGGCTGCTCGCGCTCGACATGGGCGCGGACGACTACGTCTGCAAGCCCTTCTCGCCGCGCGAGGTGGTCGCGCGCGTGAACACGGTGCTGCGCCGCTATGCGCAGCGCGAGGCGGCCGGGCGACCGTCAGCCGCGGTGAACTTCACCAGCGCATCCGGGGCGCAGGGCAATGCATGGCTGGAAGGCCAGGCGCTCGCGCTCACGCGCCGAGAGCTGCTGTTGCTGCGCGCGCTGTCGAACGACCCGGGCCGGGTGTTCACCCGCTCGAAGCTGCTGGAGGCCGCGTTCCCCGAAGCGCTCGATGTCAACGAGCGCGCGGTGGACGGGCACATCAAGAACCTGCGCAAGAAGCTGGCGGACGTCGCGCCCACGCACGACTGGATCCGCTCGGTCTACGGCGTGGGCTTCAGCTTCGCGGAGCGGCCGGCCTGCTGA
- a CDS encoding intradiol ring-cleavage dioxygenase → MTRQNTSSIGRRGLLATLGAATLAAASTRPAEAAAPTLPLTAQTTEGPYYLDVARVRRDITEGLEGVPLEVRFTVCDVAGKPLPGLRVDLWHCDMQGRYSGFAEQGDDRSGALEGKTFLRGSQFTGRDGTAAFTTVYPGWYAGRTTHVHMKVLNGTRAVLTSQFFLPDALSEFLYTQVSLYQRSRVRDTLNSVDGIALKAGDTVLGAVREERQRYVATLALVVDPAANPTIDRPPRPGGMPPGAMPPPQGMPGMPGMPGMGVGGRPMHPRALEGSARIKALVPPRTTG, encoded by the coding sequence ATGACACGCCAGAACACATCCTCCATCGGCCGCCGCGGCCTGCTGGCCACCCTGGGCGCCGCCACGCTGGCCGCCGCCTCCACGCGCCCGGCCGAGGCCGCCGCGCCGACACTCCCGCTGACCGCGCAGACCACCGAAGGCCCCTACTACCTGGACGTGGCGCGGGTCCGCCGCGACATCACCGAAGGGCTGGAAGGCGTGCCGCTGGAGGTGCGCTTCACCGTGTGCGATGTGGCGGGCAAGCCGCTTCCCGGCCTGCGCGTGGACCTCTGGCATTGCGACATGCAGGGGCGCTATTCGGGTTTCGCGGAGCAGGGCGACGACCGCTCGGGCGCCCTCGAGGGCAAGACCTTCCTGCGCGGCAGCCAGTTCACCGGCCGCGACGGCACGGCGGCCTTCACCACCGTCTATCCGGGCTGGTACGCGGGGCGCACCACCCACGTCCACATGAAGGTGCTCAACGGAACACGGGCCGTGCTCACCTCGCAGTTCTTCCTGCCCGATGCGCTCAGCGAGTTTCTCTACACCCAGGTCTCGCTCTACCAGCGCTCGCGGGTGCGCGACACGCTCAACAGCGTCGACGGCATTGCGCTGAAGGCCGGCGACACGGTGCTCGGCGCGGTGCGCGAGGAACGCCAGCGCTACGTGGCCACGCTCGCGCTGGTGGTCGACCCGGCCGCCAATCCGACGATCGACCGGCCGCCGCGTCCGGGCGGCATGCCGCCGGGCGCGATGCCGCCGCCGCAAGGGATGCCCGGCATGCCTGGCATGCCAGGAATGGGCGTCGGCGGAAGGCCCATGCACCCTCGCGCGCTGGAAGGCAGCGCGCGCATCAAGGCGCTGGTGCCGCCGCGCACCACGGGCTGA
- a CDS encoding ATP-binding protein translates to MPQLTLSRKIFLALAALLLVLLISFAGLSIIALQRGLGSYVAEIEIRRMDWLAQLVLKNYVAHGDWKNLRDNDDAWQRLQMGRFASLLDSTAANGDERRLPPWYEYRTMRPEPPPDGAPTGAPAGAPNGDPPPMPPSPQLDLLPRRMLGAPPPWVFPDPRGMHDSIYQRLAVLDASGARVVGADIDMANAARMPIRHNKSVIGYLALAPLQGLESEADRAFIARQSGVIVLTGLCGLGFALVLSWLLARRWFRPIDELTQAAQDVAQGRLSTRVAVQGSDELALLGKTFNDMAQRLDTVEASRRAWLADAAHELRTPLAAMRAEIEALQDGVRTFDERTALRLHRQVIRLGQLVDDLRSSMREPQSDLLTTTVFPLSLLKEALDHTRDRFAKRGIVVDRHAVDHVTASAQPVIDGNAHRLHQVFMNLLENTLAYTDEGGKLRLDVIVEGAWTGNCLTLLFDDSAPGVPDEELPRLFDRLFRGETSRSREHGGSGLGLSICRATIEAHGGTIEASASPLGGLRVTITLPLATSS, encoded by the coding sequence ATGCCGCAACTGACCCTTTCCCGCAAGATCTTCCTGGCGCTGGCCGCCCTGCTGCTGGTGCTGCTCATCAGCTTCGCGGGGCTGTCGATCATTGCGCTGCAGCGGGGACTGGGCTCCTACGTGGCCGAGATCGAGATCCGGCGCATGGACTGGCTCGCGCAACTGGTGCTGAAGAACTACGTGGCCCACGGCGACTGGAAGAACCTGCGCGACAACGACGACGCCTGGCAGCGCCTGCAGATGGGCCGCTTCGCGAGCCTGCTCGACAGCACCGCCGCCAACGGCGACGAGCGGCGGCTGCCGCCCTGGTACGAATACCGCACCATGCGCCCCGAGCCGCCGCCGGACGGCGCGCCCACCGGTGCCCCCGCTGGAGCGCCCAACGGCGACCCGCCGCCCATGCCACCCTCCCCGCAGCTCGACCTGCTGCCGCGCCGCATGCTCGGCGCGCCGCCGCCCTGGGTGTTTCCCGACCCGCGCGGCATGCACGATTCCATCTACCAGCGCCTGGCCGTGCTCGACGCGAGCGGTGCGCGCGTGGTGGGCGCCGACATCGACATGGCCAACGCCGCGCGCATGCCGATCCGGCACAACAAGTCGGTCATCGGCTACCTCGCGCTGGCGCCGCTGCAGGGGCTGGAAAGCGAAGCCGACCGCGCCTTCATCGCGCGCCAGTCGGGCGTGATCGTGCTCACCGGCCTGTGCGGACTGGGCTTCGCGCTGGTGCTGTCGTGGCTGCTCGCGCGCCGCTGGTTCAGGCCCATCGACGAACTCACGCAGGCCGCGCAAGACGTGGCGCAAGGGCGGCTTTCCACCCGCGTCGCGGTGCAGGGCTCGGACGAACTCGCGCTGCTGGGCAAGACCTTCAACGACATGGCGCAGCGCCTGGACACCGTCGAGGCCTCGCGCCGCGCCTGGCTGGCCGATGCGGCACACGAGCTGCGCACGCCGCTGGCCGCCATGCGCGCCGAGATCGAGGCCCTGCAGGACGGCGTGCGCACCTTCGACGAGCGCACCGCGCTGCGGCTGCACCGCCAGGTGATCCGCCTGGGACAGCTGGTCGACGACCTGCGCAGCAGCATGCGCGAACCGCAGAGCGACCTGCTCACGACCACGGTGTTCCCGCTGTCGCTGCTGAAGGAAGCACTGGACCACACGCGCGACCGCTTCGCCAAGCGCGGCATCGTGGTCGACCGGCATGCGGTCGACCATGTCACGGCCTCGGCGCAACCGGTGATCGACGGCAATGCGCACCGGCTGCACCAGGTGTTCATGAACCTGCTGGAGAACACGCTGGCCTACACCGACGAAGGCGGCAAGCTGCGGCTGGACGTGATCGTCGAAGGCGCATGGACCGGCAACTGCCTCACGCTGCTGTTCGACGACAGCGCGCCCGGCGTGCCCGACGAGGAGCTGCCGCGCCTGTTCGACCGCCTGTTCCGCGGCGAGACCTCGCGCAGCCGCGAGCACGGCGGCTCCGGCCTCGGCCTGTCGATCTGCCGCGCGACCATCGAGGCGCACGGCGGCACCATCGAAGCGTCGGCTTCGCCGCTCGGCGGGCTGCGCGTGACCATCACCCTGCCACTGGCCACATCCTCATGA
- a CDS encoding response regulator encodes MTRIVIVEDEIDIASVVQDYLRHAGYETTHFTDGQSALDSIVATPPDLTLLDIMLPRLDGIEVLRRAREHTAHPIIMLTARIEEVDRLLGLELGADDYVCKPFSPRELVARVRAVLRRTAPGNAPGQGSSQSDAPGLVLDDVHWRASLEGTPLNLTRREFGLLQVLSRHPGRIFSRARLLELAYDDTVDVTERAIDSHVKNLRRKLGAVTPEHDWIRSVYGVGFAWEAPVPA; translated from the coding sequence ATGACACGCATCGTCATCGTCGAAGACGAGATCGACATCGCCTCCGTGGTGCAGGACTACCTGCGCCATGCCGGCTACGAAACCACGCACTTCACAGACGGGCAGAGCGCGCTCGACAGCATCGTGGCCACGCCGCCCGACCTCACGCTGCTCGACATCATGCTGCCCCGGCTGGACGGCATCGAGGTGCTGCGGCGCGCGCGCGAGCACACGGCGCACCCGATCATCATGCTCACCGCGCGCATCGAGGAAGTCGACCGGTTGCTGGGCCTGGAGCTGGGCGCCGACGACTACGTGTGCAAGCCCTTCTCGCCGCGCGAGCTGGTGGCGCGCGTGCGTGCCGTGCTGCGGCGCACCGCGCCGGGCAATGCGCCCGGGCAAGGCTCGTCGCAGAGCGACGCGCCGGGCCTGGTGCTGGACGACGTGCACTGGCGCGCTTCGCTCGAAGGCACGCCGCTGAACCTCACGCGGCGCGAGTTCGGGCTGCTGCAGGTGCTGTCGCGGCACCCGGGGCGCATCTTCTCGCGCGCGCGGCTGCTGGAGCTGGCCTACGACGACACCGTGGACGTGACCGAGCGCGCCATCGACAGCCACGTGAAGAACCTGCGCCGCAAGCTCGGCGCGGTGACGCCGGAGCACGACTGGATCCGCTCGGTGTACGGCGTGGGCTTTGCGTGGGAAGCGCCGGTGCCGGCCTGA